The Arabidopsis thaliana chromosome 5, partial sequence genomic interval AGATCCACTGAAACACTCGGGAAGTCCTAAATATGATCCTTCTCCCCCCTCTTTTCCAATTCCAAGAATCTTTTTAACCACATGTTTTAATACCTCCTCTACCTTAGACCCAAAAATAATAGATGACTTGGAATTGTTGATGACTTGATCCGAGGCTTCCCCATACAGTTTCAAGCAACGCATGATCTCTGATCCCTCATTCGCTGAGGCTTTGCACAAGAGGAGACTATCATCAGcaaaaagaagatggtgaaTTGACGGGCCAGAATCAGCAAGTTGTATCCCGTTTAGCCTACCACTTACTTATGCCTTATTTAGTACATTCACTAAAGCTTCTGCAcagagaataaacaaaaacgaagATAGTGGATCTCCTTGTCGAAGGCCACGATCCGGTTTAATATATCCATGAGATTGCTCGTTTAACAAGACCGTGTAAGTAACTGATCTAATGCAGCAACTAATCCACTTTATCCATCGATGGTCAAAGCCCATTTTCTCCATTAGTCTCTCCAGAAAGCACCATTCAACCCTATCGTACGCTTTGGACATATCAGTCTTAATCGCCATAAACTCCTTAGAAACAACATCGTTAGTCCGCAAAGCATGAATCAATTCATGAGCGATAATGATATTATCAGTTATTACACGCCCTGATACAAAAGCTCCTTGTGTATCTGATATGATCAAAGGAAGGATCTTCTTAAGCCTCTCACACATGATCTTGGAGATAATCTTGTAATGCACTGAACATAAGCTTATTGGTCGCATCTCTGACATTTTCGATGGGTTCTTCACTTTCGGTATTAAACATATTTGGGTATAATTCCATTCTATTGGAAAGGAAGAGGAGCTAAAGAATTTTTGGATTTCTGCTGTTACACTTGGCCCCACTATACTCCAGAAATGTTGATAGAAATCACTCGTAAAGCCATCTGCTCCTGGCGCTCTACTTCCTTTTATGCTAAAAACTGCTTTTTTTATCTCCGACTCTAAGACTGGCGCCGTTAAAGCTTCGTTCATAGATGGTGTGAGCCTTGCTTCAAAGCCTTCAAGAAGGGAATCTAAATTTTGTGGCTTTGAGCTGCTAAAGAGCTCTCGAAAATAGTTTATGGCAATCTGTCCTTTGGATCCTTCTGAAAACTGTTCATCACCCTCTTCATCCACAAGCATCAAGATCCTATTTTTTACCTTTCTACTCTTCACACAGTTATGAAAGTAACGAGTGTTTCTTTCCCCTGTGTTAAGCCATTGTTCCCTGCTGCAATGTTTCCAGAAtatctcttcctctttatAAGCAAAAGCTAACTCAGTCTTTGTCCTCTGCATTACGTTGGGGTCTGGGTGCATTTTAGAAACTTCCTTCTCAAGAGTCTCTTTTAACTTCACCATCCTTATCTCAGAGTTAGTATTTGATGATCTTTTCTAACGATATAATTCTGATCTACATCTTCCTATACGTTCTGCCAAAGAGATCTCTATATCTTGTTGTCCACCACACCATCCTCTTTTCACTACGTCAACAATTCCTGGTTTTGATAACCACCgcttatcaaaacaaaaccttccTTTGGCATTAACACTTTGCTCCGAAGCAAAGGTAATCAAAATAGGTCGATGATCTGATGCCCACATATCAAGATATTCCATATGAGCTCTAGGAAATAATTGAAACCATTCGTCATTACCGAAACTCCGGTCAAGCCGACATTGAATCCATATTTTATCTCGCCAGCCTGCCCAAGAAAACCAGTTTCCAGAACTTCTTATCTCTGCCAATTTGCAATTATGAGCCATGTTACGAAAATCCCAGAAAGATGATTCATTGCGGAGAGGTCCTCCCATTTTCTCGGTATTGGTCATCAATTCATTGAAGTCACCAAGCACTACCCAAGCTTCATTTCTACCAATGCCAATCCCAGAAAGTTGTTCCCATACTAACTGTCTAAGAGCTCTCACTGGATCGCCATAGACACAAGTGAGGAAAAACATCATTGACCCTATATTCACCTTCAAGTCAATTATGCGATTATCAGCACTCAACACTTCAACCTTGTAGCAATTCTTCCAAAAAACGGCTAAGCCACCACTCAATCCTACTGGATCAACCATGAAACAGTTATCATAACCTAAAGAGTCTTGTAATCTCGTAAcatacttctttttttgtttagtttccatgagaaatagaaaatctgGAAAAAACGTTCTTTGCATCTCCCTTAAACGACGGCCTGTCTCAGTGTTCCCAGCCCCTTGACAATTCCAACTTAGTATACTCATTGGAGTCTCAACAACTTCTCAATAACCTTAGAAATTTGCTCGGACTTGAACAATTGCTTTGGTAGATTTTATAAACACAGCTATCTATCTTATGCAATTGACTTTCCTTTCAAAGCTTCACTAACTTATCAATAAAGTAGAAAACCAGAGCAAATCCAGATGATGAAGGTTTGTACAAGCAAACCCTAGGCGATCTCAACCAAACTCTGCAAACTAATATGCAACCCACAAGATTAATCCAAACTTgttgaaaacacaaaaacttaTCCTAATTCCGGCAGAAAACGAGAATATCTCCGGTCTTCAAGCTCCGCTCACTCTGAATTTGATGGAAACTCTTCGTGAGAGAGAAGTTCATAAGCCCAAAAGAGGGACGGCGATGGTGGTGTCTGCTGTTATGATCGGCACGAACGGCGATTGGAAATTGATGATCGCCCTTTTAGTCGGCGTcgcttttttctttctttcttattctctttAGAGTTTATCAAATGAGAATTCATCATGTCTATAttaatgagaaagaaaacagttttttttttctttctttcaaaaactGGTTATTATAAATAGGGCCATACCGTAGTGGGCTTTTAATAGTTAATGCTACTAAATGCGAAAACAGTAATCCAAAAGTCCAGAACTGGTCCGTAAAAGAGTCAGTCTGGTCCACGAACCACCGAACCGCTGGTTTAAGTTATCTGATACTGCGCGCACACTAGTAAGAGTTTAGTTATCCCACGCTAACATGCGCCAACGGCAAACATTAAAGTAAATTAGGAATTTTCAAGATTTAACAATTTCTTTACacaactttctctctctttgcttctcCTCCGTTTCTCCGTCGTTGCGCAACCGCACAGTTCATATCGTTTCTTCTCCTCATGAAGATTCCGCTGCTTTTGCCGTTGTTGATCGTACCGTTACGTAAAATTTCATTGTGTTGATTTGGTCCCGATTTGAAGAAGCCAGGAAGATACATCTTTGAAACCGGCATCGGAATTTTcgaatctagggttttagaGTGCTGGGTTTCTCCACTAggtttctgttcttgatctTGTTAATTGTGGGATTGATCTGATTTTGGTGTTTGAAGTGCTGGGTCTTACGGAATTGGGAATTTAAGATGGGTAATGTTGAAATTCCGAATTGGCTTAAAGCTTTGCCATTGGCACCTGTGTTTAGACCTACAGACACTGAATTTGCAGATCCCATTGCTTACATATCGAAAATCGAAAAGGAAGCTAGTGCCTTTGGGATTTGCAAGATCATTCCTCCTTTACCCAAGCCATCGAAAAAGTATGTTTTCTACAACTTGAACAAGTCTCTTTTGAAGTGTCCCGAATTGGTTTCAGATGTTGACATTTCGAAGGTGTGTAAAGAGGATAGAGCTGTATTCACCACTAGGCAGCAAGAGTTAGGCCAAActgtgaaaaaaaacaaaggagagAAGGGTAAGAGTAATTCTCAAAGGAGTGGTGTTAAGCAGGTTTGGCAAAGTGGAGGCGTTTATACATTGGATCAGTTTGAAGCTAAGTCGAAAGCTTTCTACAAAACCCAATTAGGAACGGTTAAGGAACTGGCACCAGTTGTCATTGAGGCATTGTTCTGGAAAGCGGCTTTAGAGAagcctatatatatagagtatgCTAATGACGTGCCTGGCTCTGCTTTCGGTGAGCCAGAGGATCATTTCAGGCATTTCCggcagaggaagaggagggGCAGGGGATTTTATCAGAGGAAGACAGAAAATAATGATCCATCAGGTAAGAACGGTGAAAAGTCATCGCCTGAGGTAGAAAAGGCACCCCTTGCTTCTACAAGTTTATCATCTCAGGATTCGTCCAAGCAGAAGAACATGGatattgttgatgaaatggAAGGTACTGCAGGCTGGAAGCTCTCCAACAGTTCGTGGAACCTTCAGATGATTGCACGTTCACCTGGTTCTGTTACACGTTTCATGCCAGATGACATTCCTGGTGTTACATCTCCCATGGTTTATATCGGTATGTTGTTCAGTTGGTTTGCCTGGCACGTTGAGGATCATGAGCTTCACAGTATGAATTATCTTCACACTGGCTCACCAAAGACTTGGTACGCTGTCCCTTGTGATTATGCGCTTGACTTTGAAGAGGTTATCCGCAAAAATTCTTATGGCAGGAACATTGACCAACTGGGTACGTTCTTTTTGAAAACTACTGCTAAAGATGATATACTGTTTCTGTATTTATAGAGATATGTTGTTATTATAATGCATGTGAAAAATGAGGTTTCCTAGAATGATTACCGCATTGACGTTTTCTTTATTAGCATAATTTTCCTACTTTGCAAATGAAAATATGGCTAACATTGACCATGGTATGAAGAGAGTTTATTAATTGTGGTTAATTGTCGTAGGTCTTATTGCTTTTGCGCTATGATAGATAGAAGAGATTGCAATACTCTTAGGAAAAGCATTGTCCTGTTTCTCATTAACACTTCTCTGCTCGTTGTTACTGTCAGCTGCTCTCACCCAACTAGGCGAAAAGACAACTCTTGTATCACCTGAGATGATAGTTGCATCTGGCATTCCCTGCTGTAGGTAGGccttttatttcatttaaacTTTCACTTCTGTTATGTGGAGATATGAGGCAGTGTTTTCTTATAACTACTTCCATTCTCTGCTATATCtatgtttatttatgtttgtttgcCTACGTAGGTTGGTACAAAATCCTGGTGAATTTGTTGTGACTTTTCCGAGGTCTTATCATGTAGGATTCAGCCACGGTAAAGTgccttttttttcaaacatttcTTTCAAGTCTTAGTAATTCTGTTCATTCCATTTGCATTCTACAAAGTGGTTGAGAAAATGTGAGAAATTGAATAAAGCTGTGGAGAAAAAGGGTGTTTATCGACATAGCATGAGGTGAGGATTGATCTTCCAATCAGAAGAATGAAGAATCATATTTCTATTGGGTAGTTATTTCAGGCGCATAGTAAAAAAAGTGGATAGTTTGGCTTAGGTTAGGAATACGAATTACAAACTTTTCGGAATCCATAACTAAGCGGGTTTAATATAACTTTTCCTAGGTTTTAACTGTGGGGAAGCCGCTAATTTTGGAACCCCACAGTGGCTCAACGTAGCAAAGGAAGCTGCTGTGCGTCGGGCAGCCATGAATTATCTACCCATGCTGTCCCATCAGCAGCTGCTATATCTCTTGACTATGTCCTTTGTTTCAAGGCAGGTTACCATGGTCTCTTTGTCATATAACCTGTACGTTTTGATGGACCATGTCAATGCTCATATTCTTGTAATTATTACATTTTCCAGAGTGCCACGATCATTGCTACCAGGTGGTCGTAGCTCCCGACTAAGAGATCggcagagagaagaaagagagttcCTTGTGAAAAGAGCTTTTGTAGAAGATATATTGAACGAAAACAAGAATTTATCTGTTCTTCTTCGAGAACCAGGCTCTCGTTTGGTGATGTGGGACCCTGATTTACTTCCGCGTCATAGCGCACTGGCTCTTGCAGCTGCTGGAGTTGCTGGTGCTTCTGCTGTTTCACCTCCAGCAGTGgcaaaaaaagaacttgaggAGGGTCATTCTGAATTGCAGAATAAAGAAAAGACTTCTCTTTTAGAGGAATTGAGCTTGTTCATGGAGAAGCTGAATGATGTATACTacgacgatgatgatggtCTGCTTAACGATTTCCAAGTTGATACTGGAACCTTGCCATGTGTGGCTTGTGGCGTTCTTGGCTTCCCCTTTATGTCTGTGGTACAGCCTTCTGAAAAAGCATTAAAAGATCTCTCAGAGAGACAAGGAGAGACAGGTAACAGATCAGTTTTTATCCAAGCTATGAACTGCATCATATGCCTTTTAAAGTCTATTAATTCTGTTTCTATTAACTCTACAGATGCTCAGGAAATTATGACACTGTCATCAGAAAAGTCTGACTGCGAATGGAAAACGTCTTCTAGATATATAAGACCTCGCATTTTCTGCCTCGAACACACTATTGAACTTCAGAGACTGCTGCAATCAAGAGGTGGATTGAAATTCCTTGTTATTTGCCATAAAGGTTTGTCTGCATCATTTGCGATACTTTTTGATAAATTGTTGAATAGAAGAGAGTTATGATTTTTACACCCCCCtggaaataaaaattatctaaAAGTCTGTTGATTGTTGATATTCTGTTAACctttttctaaaattgttGCAGACTTTCAAAAATTCAAGGCACATGCGGCTATAGTGGCAGAGGAGGTCAAAGTCCCTTTCAGCTATGATGATGTCCTGTTAGAGAGTGCATCTCAGGAAGAGTTGAGTCTAATTGATCTTGcaattgaagatgaagaaaaatacGAACACAGTGTAGACTGGACCTCAGAACTTGGCATCAATTTACGGTACTGTGTGAAAGTGAGGAAAAATTCCCCTACTAAGAAAATTCAGCATGCACTGTCACTAGGTGGCTTGTTCTCCGATACAAGCCAGATGCTAGATTTTACAACTATCAGATGGCTGCAGAGAAAATCACGCTCAAAAGCTAAACCCAGTTCTACCTCAAGTTTCACACCTTGTGAACATCTTGAAGTAAAAGCAGATGGAAAATTAAGGGATAATTTGGATTCTCAGACcggaaaaaaggaagaaaagatcATCCAGTACtcgagaaagaaaaagttgaatcCAAAGCCTTCAGCAGAACAAGTTCAGGAGCTAGCTACCCTAGCTAAATCAAAAGATTTTGATAAGACATGTAAAAATTTTAGCAGTAGGTCACATCTGGATAGTGCAATTCGTTCTGAGATGAACAGTGAGATTGGAGACTCTGGAAGGGTCATTGGGGTATCATTTTCCATAAATCCTTGTAGCTCATCTTTCACTGTGGGACATGGGCAAGAACATCCCGAGATCACTGTCAAGTTTGGTTCAGATTTAGATGGGAATGTCACAAATAGTTTGAGTATGGTGAATGGAGACTCTGCTGACCTAACCTTAACCTCCATATCCAGAGAGCAGCACCAAGGACACTCTATGACCAGCAATAATAATGGCTCCAACTCAGGTAGTCATGTTGTGGCAAGCCAGACCATACTTGTTTCTACAGGTGATAATCATGACGGACCAAGAAAATTGTCTGGTGATTATGTCTGCAGTGATGTGTCTGTACGTGGTATTCAGGAAGCGGTTGAAATGAGTGACCAAGAGTTTGGAGAACCTAGGTCTACTGTCACTAATATTGAGGATGAACAGCAATCACAGATTGTGAAACCAACCCAAAGAGAAGCTGTATTTGGTGATCACGAACAGGTGGAGGGAGCAGAAGCTGTGTCTACCAGAGAAAACTTGTGCTCTGAAATAATTCTGCACACTGAGCATTCTTCAGCTCATGTGGGTATGGAAATTCCTGACATAAACACGGCCAGTGAGAACTTAGTTGTTGACATGACCCATGATGGTGAACCTTTGGAAAGTAGCGATATATTAAGTTCGAGCAATGGTGATGAAGCTTCTTCAAATGGATTGCAAGTTCTAAATGATGAGCTTAGCATGGAGAGTGAAGTTTCAAGCTCAGAAAACACCGAAGTTATTGAGGCTCCCAATTCTATGGgagaagcaaagaagaagcgGAAAATAGAATCAGAGTCTGAGACAAATGATAATCCAGAGAGTAGCATTGGTTTCATAAGGAGTCCTTGTGAAGGGTTGAGGTCAAGGGGCAAGAGGAAAGCAACATGTGAAACTTCATTAAAGCACACTGAAACGagtgatgaagagaagaaacccaTTGCGAAAAGGCTGAAGAAAACACCAAAGGCTTGCTCAGGGAGTCGTCAGCAAGAAGTCCCCACGACAACTCACCCCAACCGTTGTTACCTAGAGGGATGCAAGATGACTTTTGAGAGTAAAGCGAAATTACAAACTCACAAGAGAAACCGTTGCACTCACGAAGGGTGTGGAAAGAAATTCAGGGCTCACAAATATCTGGTGCTTCATCAACGTGTGCATAAGGATGAAAGACCTTTCGAGTGCTCTTGGAAAGGATGTTCAATGACTTTCAAATGGCAATGGGCGAGGACAGAACATTTGCGTCTGCACACGGGAGAGCGACCATACATATGCAAGGTCGATGGATGTGGATTGTCGTTTAGGTTTGTATCTGACTATAGTCGCCACAGACGTAAAACCATGCACTATGTCACATAGAAAAAACGGCACTGAATGCTTAAAAATGGTGGCTGAACAAAGTGAAATGGCCTCTCTTTGGAATCGAGAGTTGTTGTAACATGTAATATCTGGTTGgtttttttagttcttttCTAGTGGTTTAGACCGTTGCTATATCTCTTTATGTAGTATAGATGTGACTTCTTTCCACTT includes:
- the ELF6 gene encoding Zinc finger (C2H2 type) family protein / transcription factor jumonji (jmj) family protein (EARLY FLOWERING 6 (ELF6); CONTAINS InterPro DOMAIN/s: Transcription factor jumonji/aspartyl beta-hydroxylase (InterPro:IPR003347), Zinc finger, C2H2-like (InterPro:IPR015880), Transcription factor jumonji (InterPro:IPR013129), Zinc finger, C2H2-type (InterPro:IPR007087), Transcription factor jumonji, JmjN (InterPro:IPR003349), Zinc finger, C2H2-type/integrase, DNA-binding (InterPro:IPR013087); BEST Arabidopsis thaliana protein match is: relative of early flowering 6 (TAIR:AT3G48430.1); Has 112631 Blast hits to 36360 proteins in 1127 species: Archae - 0; Bacteria - 99; Metazoa - 105700; Fungi - 2573; Plants - 699; Viruses - 11; Other Eukaryotes - 3549 (source: NCBI BLink).), with amino-acid sequence MGNVEIPNWLKALPLAPVFRPTDTEFADPIAYISKIEKEASAFGICKIIPPLPKPSKKYVFYNLNKSLLKCPELVSDVDISKVCKEDRAVFTTRQQELGQTVKKNKGEKGKSNSQRSGVKQVWQSGGVYTLDQFEAKSKAFYKTQLGTVKELAPVVIEALFWKAALEKPIYIEYANDVPGSAFGEPEDHFRHFRQRKRRGRGFYQRKTENNDPSGKNGEKSSPEVEKAPLASTSLSSQDSSKQKNMDIVDEMEGTAGWKLSNSSWNLQMIARSPGSVTRFMPDDIPGVTSPMVYIGMLFSWFAWHVEDHELHSMNYLHTGSPKTWYAVPCDYALDFEEVIRKNSYGRNIDQLAALTQLGEKTTLVSPEMIVASGIPCCRLVQNPGEFVVTFPRSYHVGFSHGFNCGEAANFGTPQWLNVAKEAAVRRAAMNYLPMLSHQQLLYLLTMSFVSRVPRSLLPGGRSSRLRDRQREEREFLVKRAFVEDILNENKNLSVLLREPGSRLVMWDPDLLPRHSALALAAAGVAGASAVSPPAVAKKELEEGHSELQNKEKTSLLEELSLFMEKLNDVYYDDDDGLLNDFQVDTGTLPCVACGVLGFPFMSVVQPSEKALKDLSERQGETDAQEIMTLSSEKSDCEWKTSSRYIRPRIFCLEHTIELQRLLQSRGGLKFLVICHKDFQKFKAHAAIVAEEVKVPFSYDDVLLESASQEELSLIDLAIEDEEKYEHSVDWTSELGINLRYCVKVRKNSPTKKIQHALSLGGLFSDTSQMLDFTTIRWLQRKSRSKAKPSSTSSFTPCEHLEVKADGKLRDNLDSQTGKKEEKIIQYSRKKKLNPKPSAEQVQELATLAKSKDFDKTCKNFSSRSHLDSAIRSEMNSEIGDSGRVIGVSFSINPCSSSFTVGHGQEHPEITVKFGSDLDGNVTNSLSMVNGDSADLTLTSISREQHQGHSMTSNNNGSNSGSHVVASQTILVSTGDNHDGPRKLSGDYVCSDVSVRGIQEAVEMSDQEFGEPRSTVTNIEDEQQSQIVKPTQREAVFGDHEQVEGAEAVSTRENLCSEIILHTEHSSAHVGMEIPDINTASENLVVDMTHDGEPLESSDILSSSNGDEASSNGLQVLNDELSMESEVSSSENTEVIEAPNSMGEAKKKRKIESESETNDNPESSIGFIRSPCEGLRSRGKRKATCETSLKHTETSDEEKKPIAKRLKKTPKACSGSRQQEVPTTTHPNRCYLEGCKMTFESKAKLQTHKRNRCTHEGCGKKFRAHKYLVLHQRVHKDERPFECSWKGCSMTFKWQWARTEHLRLHTGERPYICKVDGCGLSFRFVSDYSRHRRKTMHYVT
- a CDS encoding uncharacterized protein (unknown protein; Has 30201 Blast hits to 17322 proteins in 780 species: Archae - 12; Bacteria - 1396; Metazoa - 17338; Fungi - 3422; Plants - 5037; Viruses - 0; Other Eukaryotes - 2996 (source: NCBI BLink).) encodes the protein MPVSKMYLPGFFKSGPNQHNEILRNGTINNGKSSGIFMRRRNDMNCAVAQRRRNGGEAKREKVV